A genome region from Verrucomicrobiia bacterium includes the following:
- the dnaA gene encoding chromosomal replication initiator protein DnaA yields the protein MLTSVESVWGAAQEHLRVRLDPDAYNLWVAPLRPHGRNCDSLVLEVANEFSETWLKDNYVGMLQEALTAASGRRLEIRFHVSANGASPAPAPAASGPPPTKPAEPLPGTNNTSQQLGCDPKNKFETFVVGNNNSFAHAAALAVAQAPGKAYNPLFVYGGVGLGKTHLLHAIGHHVATHKKAARIGCMSSEQFTNAYIEGIQTNQLGRFRKKCRQADVLLIDDIQFLAGKERIQEEFFHTFNALQEAGKQIVLTCDRPVGELRNLEQRLVSRFEGGLVTDLQPPDGEVRLAILRKKAGSMGVEVPGDIMAFLADRIRTNIRRLEGALNRVVSYGALTG from the coding sequence ATGCTAACTTCAGTAGAATCGGTTTGGGGCGCCGCACAGGAACACCTTCGTGTCCGACTCGACCCGGATGCTTACAATTTATGGGTGGCGCCGTTGCGCCCTCACGGGCGCAATTGCGACAGCCTCGTGCTAGAGGTCGCGAACGAGTTCAGCGAAACCTGGCTCAAAGACAACTATGTGGGCATGTTGCAGGAAGCGCTCACCGCTGCGTCCGGGCGGCGCTTGGAAATTCGTTTCCACGTTAGTGCAAACGGCGCCTCTCCAGCGCCCGCGCCGGCTGCGTCGGGTCCTCCACCCACGAAACCTGCTGAACCGCTTCCCGGGACAAACAACACCAGCCAGCAGTTGGGGTGTGATCCCAAAAACAAGTTTGAAACGTTTGTAGTGGGTAACAATAACAGTTTCGCCCACGCGGCGGCGCTGGCGGTCGCTCAGGCCCCGGGCAAAGCGTATAATCCGCTATTTGTTTATGGCGGGGTCGGCTTGGGCAAGACCCATCTGCTGCACGCCATTGGGCACCACGTCGCGACGCATAAAAAGGCAGCACGCATAGGCTGCATGTCTTCCGAGCAGTTTACGAATGCCTACATCGAAGGCATCCAGACCAACCAACTGGGCCGGTTTCGGAAGAAATGCCGGCAGGCTGACGTGCTGCTGATTGACGACATTCAGTTCCTGGCGGGCAAGGAGCGGATCCAGGAGGAATTCTTTCATACGTTCAATGCACTGCAAGAGGCGGGCAAACAGATCGTGCTGACTTGCGACCGGCCAGTGGGGGAACTCCGGAATCTGGAGCAGCGGCTGGTTTCACGCTTTGAGGGTGGCCTGGTCACCGACTTGCAGCCTCCTGATGGGGAGGTGCGTTTGGCGATTTTGCGCAAGAAGGCGGGTTCCATGGGCGTGGAGGTGCCCGGGGACATTATGGCGTTTCTGGCCGATCGGATTCGGACCAACATTCGCCGCCTGGAAGGGGCGCTGAACCGGGTTGTTTCTTACGGGGCCTTAACCGGCC